The following proteins are co-located in the Apis mellifera strain DH4 linkage group LG9, Amel_HAv3.1, whole genome shotgun sequence genome:
- the LOC412688 gene encoding ribosome biogenesis protein NOP53, with protein sequence MPAIKTKKRKVSKKTKKAWRKYTDTKDIEKFLENSQLEERLGSFAIHKDSELFSISIAPEIFSKQKRRELLKLKEPRCFNILKPHTAVPDPITKRNRVRTKDERKNALVLKKEAIRKSQNILTLKEKLRLKNKMIAAKKKLNKPKRDEFNINIWKEKNTKDINIDWMSSDTIRHTLTHFGIKKKRIPSSLHKKPSNIPAVEAPHPGTSYNPSFEDHQKLLLEVAQKEMELIKEEEHLNRVTTKMFKKVSLKEKEDNLIKEMSEGLKLEDNQDFNEDENNDPIVKSINPPVKNKKKTRVQRRKQKEQKNLVHKKQQEKVEKKKISDIYKLRVLDRQLAAKEKKEKVLHEKRLKKKILKTVGTKTLSKVKFEPLELDFKLGSELTGNLRNSEPTGNLLKDRFKSLQQRNIIAPTNIKLKRDKAKIKRFIKSDHKIDVTKVKK encoded by the exons ATGCCTgcaattaaaacgaaaaaacgtaaagtttctaaaaaaacaaaaaaagcatGGCGTAAATATACAGAtacaaaagatattgaaaaatttttggaaaattcacAATTAGAAGAAAGGTTAGGTTCTTTCGCGATTCACAAGGATTCAGAATTGTTCAGTATTTCTATAGCacctgaaatattttcaaagcaaAAACGtcgagaattattaaaattgaaagaaccACGatgttttaacattttaaaaccTCATACAGCCGTTCCAGATCcaataacaaaaagaaatcgtgTAAGAACtaaagatgaaagaaaaaatgcattagttttaaaaaaagaagctaTCAGAAAgtctcaaaatattttgacattaaaagaaaagttaagattgaaaaacaaaatgattgcagcaaagaaaaaattaaataaaccaaAAAgagatgaatttaatataaatatatggaaagaaaaaaatacaaaagacaTTAATATTGATTGGATGTCTTCGGACACAATAAGACATACATTAACacattttggaataaaaaaaaagagaataccTTCTTCTTTGCACAAAAAACCTTCTAATATTCCAGCAGTTGAAGCTCCTCATCCAGGTACATCCTATAATCCTTCATTTGAAGATCATCAAAAGTTATTACTTGAAGTAGctcaaaaagaaatggaacttataaaagaagaagaacattTGAATAGAGTTACCacaaaaatgttcaaaaag gtttcacttaaagaaaaagaagataacttgataaaagaaatgtcAGAAGGTCTTAAATTAGAAGATAATCAAGATTTTaatgaagatgaaaataatgatccaatagtaaaatctataaatccacctgttaaaaataaaaaaaaaactcgtgtGCAAAGACGTAAACAAAAAGAACAGAAAAATTTGGTACATAAAAAGCAACAAGAAaaagtagagaaaaaaaagatttcagatatatataaattaagagtATTAGATAGACAGTTAGCTgctaaagaaaagaaagaaaaagtattacacgaaaagagattaaagaagaaaatacttAAAACAGTGGGCACTAAAACTCTTAGTAAAGTTAAATTTGAACCTTTGGaacttgattttaaattaggtTCAGAATTAACTGGAAATTTGCGGAATTCTGAACCAACTGGTAATCTATTGAAAGATAGATTCAAATCTCTTCAacagagaaatattattgctCCTACTAATATCAAATT AAAACGAGACAAAGCTAAAATAAAACGTTTTATAAAATCAGATCATAAAATCGATGTGACGaaagtaaaaaagtaa
- the LOC726367 gene encoding glycerate kinase-like produces the protein MMTKAKKKPRKRKPRIDDPYAEEQRQIKIKALKEKRQKIIDEVKLSLESRRRDKIILQNAFFDKESKLRRKTLRDSKKEGSEKIMLEIREDLSKIIETGIKCVYTSVIIPEKIKYDGRSILSIKGVKYRLKNNLHIVGWGKEAVTMSSAFERIVGKQLRKGWMVVPRKSIFMMWSFPEAFPPLNSRITYIEAGTDGNPDEKSVRATRQIINYVKKLKKRDLLIVMLSQEIDDLLCCPRDTITLRDKLRVLTRLNKAEATPEEINIVRNKLSAIRGGDLARFAYPARIVILITSNVSDKPMTHLLGGPCIYDPKAEKALEILTKYKLIDRVPLSIKELVEETVPWIMAADKQLDADKNYKFVREFVIACNADAMECMAMESYKLGLFPIKLNSTCFGDIQEFAREYVKMTSLMILAVEGKINKLEMWQEMRDSPICPLTDEKVNEIFPAKDKWGLGLCLLLGGRPTVNLCPTPGRGGPNQELALYFSLYWYLRTQQYPILRGYTVWFLGGSSYGKDGNSDAVGAFGYQSLSTDIYPEYDKAFRSFQNAYATWWKLNEERRINSKIVEAQIKMKELEITKNRYADILPGRALANNNTNLLFLSINDEDELLELKTGNYYTFTNVGDLHIIRIVRFQCNCDSICHGHVEKVCTDSECLVFQTLSAETRAKFQYCCRLGLRKN, from the exons ATGATGAccaaagcaaaaaaaaaaccgaGGAAGCGAAAACCAAGAATAGACGATCCTTATGCAGAAGAACAaagacaaattaaaattaaagcgttaaaagaaaaaagacaaaaaataatagatgaaGTTAAACTTTCATTAGAATCAAGaagaagagataaaataattctccaaaatgcattttttgataaagaaagTAAACTCCGAAGGAAAACACTTAGAGATtctaaaaaggaaggaagtgAAAAGATTATGCTAGAG ATTCGCGaagatttaagtaaaattatcgaaactggtataaaatgtgtatatacatcTGTGATTATACCAGAAAAGATTAAGTACGATGGccgatcaattttatcaattaaaggtgttaaatatagattgaaaaataatttgcatattgTGGGTTGGGGAAAAGAAGCAGTTACAATGAGCTCAGCATTCGAACGAATTGTCGGTAAACAATTAAGGAAAGGTTGGATGGTAGTGCCAAGAAAATCCATTTTTATGATGTGGAGTTTCCCAGAAGCGTTTCCTCCTTTGAATAGTCGTATTACTTATATTGAAGCTGGAACTGATGGAAATCCTGATGAAAAGTCAGTAAGAGCTACgagacaaattataaattacgttaaaaaattgaagaagagaGATTTGTTGATAGTCATGCTCTCACAAGAAATTGACGATCTCCTTTGTTGTCCCCGAGATACTATTACATTAAGAGATAAGCTTAGAGTGTTAACTAGATTAAACAAAGCAGAAGCAACTCCCgaggaaataaatatcgtaagaAATAAGCTTTCTGCAATTAGAG gagGCGATTTAGCACGGTTTGCTTATCCAGCAAGAATCGTGATATTAATCACATCAAATGTTTCTGACAAACCTATGACTCATTTATTAGGTGGACCATGCATATACGATCCAAAAGCTGAAAAAGCTTTGGAAATATTAACGAAGTACAAATTGATCGACAGAGTACCGTTAAGTATAAAAGAATTGGTAGAAGAAACAGTTCCATGGATCATGGCGGCTGATAAGCAATTGGACgcggataaaaattataaatttgttcgcGAATTTGTGATAGCTTGTAACGCAGATGCTATGGAATGTATGGCCATGGAAAGTTACAAATTAGGCCTATTTCCCATAAAACTTAATTCAACTTGTTTCGGAGACATCCAAGAATTTGCTCGAGAATATGTTAAAATGACGTCATTGATGATATTAGCGGTCGAAGGGAAGATCAATAAATTGGAGATGTGGCAGGAAATGAGAGATAGCCCAATTTGTCCTTTGACCGATGAAAAggtgaatgaaatatttcctgCCAAAGATAAATGGGGTTTGGGATTGTGTCTTTTATTGGGTGGCCGACCCACTGTTAATCTTTGTCCTACACCTGGACGAGGTGGACCTAATCAAGAACTAGCATTGTACTTTTCGTTATATTGGTATTTGCGTACACAGCAGTATCCAATTTTGAGAGGGTACACTGTTTGGTTTCTGGGCGGTAGCTCGTATGGAAAAGATGGCAATTCTGATGCGGTTGGTGCGTTCGGTTATCAGAGTTTGAGCACCGATATTTATCCAGAATATGACAAAGCATTTAGATCATTTCAGAATGCTTATGCGACATGGTGGAAATTGAATGAGGAGAGACGCATTAATTCTAAGATAGTG gaagcacaaataaaaatgaaagaacttgaaattacaaaaaatagatATGCCGATATTCTTCCTGGTCGTGCTTTAGCTAAcaataatactaatttattGTTCTTGAGCATTAATGATGAAGATGAATTACTTGAATTGAAAACTGGAAACTATTATACATTTACAAACGTTGGAGATCTCCACATCATACGAATTGTTCGTTTCCAGTGTAATTGTGATAGTATTTGCCACGGACATGTAGAAAAAGTGTGCACTGATTCGGAATGTTTAGTTTTTCAAACATTATCAGCAGAGACGCgtgcaaaatttcaatattgttgTCGTCTTGgtttacgaaaaaattaa